In a genomic window of Candidatus Eisenbacteria bacterium:
- the mutY gene encoding A/G-specific adenine glycosylase translates to MLNKPGRPVWGAALLRWYGMHRRPLPWRENRDPYRIWVSEVMLQQTQVATATPHYRAFLARFPSLERLASARLDQVLAAWSGLGYYRRARNLHAAARQVVREHGGVVPRDPAAFERLPGVGRYTTGAVLSISFDLPLPVLDGNVARVLSRFEALSFSVREPRGARELWARAAALVPARGAGDWNQALMELGATVCKPVAPACERCPVRRWCRAHALGRVEEFPPVEARRATEAVRRAVAVIERDGKLLVAKRGRGVLEGLWEPPGVEIDPARASRTPSTEHARVRRALAAELSRLGITARLERSDLEVRHTITHRRITVEMWRGALAPATQRAATWRWVDPETPRIALTALAKACAGQWCVAAPRVRRS, encoded by the coding sequence ATGCTTAACAAACCCGGACGCCCCGTGTGGGGTGCTGCGCTTTTGCGCTGGTATGGGATGCACCGGCGCCCGCTTCCGTGGCGAGAAAATCGCGATCCTTATCGGATCTGGGTGTCCGAGGTCATGCTTCAGCAAACCCAGGTCGCGACCGCGACGCCACATTACCGAGCGTTTCTCGCAAGATTTCCCAGTCTCGAGCGACTCGCAAGCGCGCGGCTCGATCAGGTGCTCGCCGCGTGGTCCGGACTCGGCTACTACCGTCGGGCGCGAAACCTCCATGCCGCCGCGCGCCAGGTGGTGCGCGAGCATGGGGGAGTAGTGCCCCGCGACCCCGCTGCTTTCGAACGTCTGCCCGGCGTCGGTCGTTACACCACCGGTGCCGTGCTTTCGATCAGTTTCGACCTGCCTCTGCCGGTTCTTGACGGCAACGTGGCGCGCGTCCTGTCGCGGTTCGAAGCGCTATCGTTCTCAGTGCGAGAACCGCGGGGTGCACGCGAACTATGGGCGCGCGCCGCGGCGCTGGTGCCTGCGCGCGGGGCCGGGGACTGGAATCAGGCGCTCATGGAGCTGGGTGCGACGGTCTGCAAGCCGGTGGCACCTGCCTGCGAGCGCTGCCCGGTGCGGCGCTGGTGCCGCGCGCATGCGCTCGGTCGCGTCGAGGAGTTCCCGCCCGTCGAAGCGCGTCGCGCGACTGAAGCCGTGCGGCGCGCCGTGGCCGTAATCGAACGCGACGGGAAGCTGCTAGTGGCCAAGCGTGGCCGAGGAGTCCTCGAGGGCCTCTGGGAACCGCCGGGGGTCGAGATCGACCCCGCACGCGCGAGCCGCACGCCGAGCACCGAGCACGCCCGGGTGCGCCGTGCGCTCGCCGCCGAACTCTCGCGCCTCGGAATCACGGCCCGGCTCGAGCGCAGCGACCTCGAGGTGCGCCACACGATCACGCACCGGCGCATCACCGTCGAAATGTGGCGCGGAGCACTGGCGCCCGCGACGCAACGAGCTGCCACCTGGCGGTGGGTCGATCCCGAGACGCCACGCATTGCGCTTACGGCGCTCGCGAAGGCGTGCGCGGGGCAATGGTGCGTGGCTGCCCCGCGCGTGCG